A portion of the Chondrinema litorale genome contains these proteins:
- a CDS encoding IS701 family transposase, whose protein sequence is MDKSLYISYLLHTHGNYTCTHMAAHSMDVSHDQVTRFLAHSKFTSSDLWDIVKGHLQDSADSFILVDDSVQAKRYSRYIELAKRQYSGNEHGLVNGINLVNMVHSNGIDGDYYPIDYRIYHPETDKKTKNDHFQEMFTRMTMRKDLKAKKILFDSWYASMDNLKLVHRSGWTFFTTLKSNRQVSLSRDTGMQAVGTVELSGRQLLEGVQVKLKKYPYPVKLFKIVSLNGDIEWVITNDLSDRMNVFEAENESQIRWQIEQFHREYKQLTGSEKCQCRKAISQRNHLACCYQAWIGLKLLAKQLKTTLYQIKELPISNYLKQILANPIIIFNLNA, encoded by the coding sequence ATGGATAAATCTCTGTACATATCATATCTTCTCCATACTCACGGGAATTATACCTGTACCCACATGGCAGCCCATTCTATGGATGTCAGTCATGACCAAGTCACACGTTTTCTAGCCCATTCTAAATTTACCTCTTCCGACCTGTGGGATATTGTCAAGGGCCATCTCCAAGATAGCGCAGACTCATTTATCCTTGTCGATGACAGTGTTCAGGCAAAGAGGTATTCCCGGTATATAGAATTGGCCAAAAGGCAGTACTCAGGCAATGAGCATGGCCTAGTCAATGGGATCAATCTGGTAAACATGGTACACAGCAATGGCATTGATGGGGATTACTATCCTATCGATTACCGAATCTACCACCCAGAAACGGATAAGAAGACCAAGAATGACCATTTCCAGGAGATGTTCACCCGAATGACCATGCGTAAAGACCTGAAAGCCAAAAAGATACTTTTTGACAGCTGGTATGCTTCCATGGACAACCTTAAGCTTGTGCACAGAAGCGGCTGGACATTCTTCACTACCCTGAAGAGCAACCGCCAAGTCAGCCTATCCAGAGACACAGGGATGCAGGCTGTGGGCACAGTCGAGCTTTCCGGTAGGCAACTGCTGGAAGGCGTACAGGTCAAACTCAAAAAATACCCTTACCCCGTCAAATTATTCAAGATAGTCTCCCTAAACGGGGACATTGAATGGGTGATCACAAATGATCTATCGGACAGGATGAATGTATTTGAGGCCGAAAACGAATCCCAGATCAGATGGCAGATTGAGCAGTTCCACAGGGAATACAAACAGCTTACAGGCTCTGAGAAGTGCCAATGCCGAAAGGCAATCTCCCAGAGGAACCATCTAGCTTGCTGCTACCAGGCTTGGATAGGGCTGAAACTCCTTGCAAAACAGTTGAAAACAACACTCTATCAAATCAAAGAACTTCCGATTAGCAACTATCTTAAACAGATTCTTGCTAATCCTATTATCATTTTTAACTTAAATGCGTAA
- a CDS encoding MerR family transcriptional regulator: MSTYSIKDLEHLTGIKAHTIRIWEQRYCIIKPKRTDTNIRYYDSDDLKLMLNISLLNNNGYKISKIAKMTKEELYDIVLQTINKNNNYSDQISGLTVAMIDLNEEQFEKIMATNILQLGFENTMLNIVFPFLARIGFLWQIDSINPAQEHFITNLIRQKLIVAIDGQYNNFQNPNRKKYMLFLPDGELHEISLLFAAYLIKARSNQVIYLGQSMPIEDVAEAYKIHKPDYLLTIITSVPEPEYVQAYIDTLSESFIESEILLSGYQVVGQDVQTADNVNIITNFKYLIDFVNSSLEEV; this comes from the coding sequence TTGAGCACCTATTCAATTAAAGATCTGGAGCATCTAACAGGTATAAAAGCCCATACAATTAGAATTTGGGAGCAAAGATATTGTATTATTAAACCAAAGCGTACTGACACCAATATCAGATATTATGATTCTGACGATCTGAAATTGATGCTGAATATTTCTCTTCTTAACAATAATGGCTATAAAATTTCGAAAATAGCCAAAATGACTAAAGAGGAACTATATGATATAGTGCTGCAAACGATTAATAAAAACAATAACTACTCAGACCAGATAAGTGGTCTTACAGTAGCTATGATAGATTTGAACGAGGAGCAATTTGAAAAAATCATGGCTACAAATATTCTGCAATTAGGTTTTGAAAACACGATGCTTAACATCGTTTTCCCGTTTTTGGCGAGAATAGGTTTCCTATGGCAGATTGATTCTATTAATCCAGCACAAGAGCATTTTATTACCAATCTTATAAGGCAAAAACTAATTGTAGCTATAGACGGTCAATACAACAATTTTCAAAATCCTAACAGGAAAAAATATATGTTGTTTTTGCCAGATGGAGAGCTACACGAAATTAGTTTATTGTTTGCTGCTTATCTTATTAAAGCTAGAAGTAACCAAGTAATATATTTAGGGCAAAGTATGCCAATAGAAGATGTTGCAGAAGCTTACAAAATTCATAAACCAGATTATTTGCTAACAATCATCACATCGGTTCCAGAACCGGAATATGTACAGGCTTATATAGATACTTTATCGGAGTCTTTTATTGAATCTGAGATTTTACTATCGGGTTATCAAGTAGTAGGACAAGATGTTCAAACTGCTGATAATGTGAATATCATTACCAACTTTAAGTATTTGATAGACTTTGTAAATAGTTCTTTGGAAGAAGTATAA
- a CDS encoding carbohydrate kinase family protein encodes MRSKQERNGIVAGGNFIIDQIKIVDQQPVQNQLSLILDQYTSTGGSPYNILKNLSLLKAPFKLAGIGVVGNDTGGKLVLDDCIKNDIDKKGIKVTDKAITSFTDVVTNNANASRTLLHYVGANALLDIEHFRLDKYRYKIFHLGYLMLLESLDKINERGRTRASQLLQKAQEMGFATSANMIDGESKQMQNVLFPSLPYLNYLFLAKKELGKIMQRKIDSTNEIVEAAFELLNKGVKEWVIISSKTAIIAVNKEKKFNKTNKVNLPSDIVKGRAGEREAIISGMLWAFHEELSIEEGLKIGAATAAACLRDASCTKGVLPLAETLGFAEEYGYFDE; translated from the coding sequence ATGCGATCTAAACAGGAGAGAAATGGAATTGTTGCTGGCGGTAATTTCATTATAGACCAGATTAAAATTGTAGATCAGCAACCGGTACAAAATCAACTGAGCCTCATTCTTGATCAATATACCAGTACAGGAGGTTCTCCCTACAATATTTTAAAAAACCTATCTCTTTTAAAAGCTCCATTTAAACTAGCTGGCATTGGCGTAGTAGGGAATGATACCGGAGGCAAGCTCGTACTCGATGATTGCATTAAAAATGACATTGATAAAAAAGGGATTAAAGTAACCGATAAAGCCATTACTTCATTTACAGATGTAGTTACTAACAATGCTAATGCGAGTAGAACACTCCTACATTATGTAGGTGCAAATGCTTTATTGGATATTGAGCACTTTAGATTAGATAAGTACCGCTATAAAATTTTCCATTTAGGCTACCTTATGCTGTTAGAAAGCCTCGATAAAATTAATGAAAGAGGTAGAACCAGGGCATCTCAATTATTACAAAAAGCTCAGGAAATGGGTTTTGCCACTTCGGCTAATATGATAGATGGCGAAAGTAAACAAATGCAGAATGTCTTATTTCCTTCTCTGCCATATTTGAACTATTTATTTCTGGCAAAAAAAGAGCTAGGTAAAATAATGCAAAGAAAAATAGACTCAACCAATGAGATTGTAGAAGCTGCTTTTGAACTACTTAATAAAGGAGTAAAAGAATGGGTGATCATTTCTAGTAAAACAGCAATTATCGCTGTTAATAAAGAAAAAAAATTTAATAAGACGAATAAAGTGAACTTACCTTCGGATATAGTGAAAGGAAGAGCTGGAGAGAGAGAAGCTATTATTTCTGGTATGTTGTGGGCGTTTCATGAAGAATTGAGCATTGAGGAGGGATTAAAAATTGGAGCAGCCACTGCGGCTGCCTGTTTGAGAGATGCCAGTTGTACAAAAGGAGTTTTGCCACTCGCAGAAACGCTAGGTTTCGCAGAAGAATACGGTTATTTTGATGAATAA
- a CDS encoding DUF2256 domain-containing protein: MKMTKKSDLPVKICEFCKRPFSWRKKWEKDWEQVKYCSKKCRGLAKKQQ, translated from the coding sequence ATGAAAATGACTAAAAAATCTGATTTGCCGGTGAAAATTTGTGAATTTTGCAAGCGGCCATTTAGCTGGAGAAAAAAATGGGAAAAGGACTGGGAGCAGGTAAAATACTGTAGTAAAAAGTGTAGAGGATTGGCAAAAAAGCAGCAATAA
- a CDS encoding Gfo/Idh/MocA family protein, with amino-acid sequence MKRKLKYPASSRRDFIKKSAIVIPAFSIVPRFVLGGTGYVAPSDKITLGFIGTGKQSGGLSSRFLELADVQLLAASDVDSKKLEIFKGKVNSFYTVSTGKDNYQGCDTYGMYEELLERKDIDAIIVCMPDHWHAKASIDAMKAGKDVYCEKPLAHTIKEGRKMVNAAEKYQKVVQTGSMQRSWENFRHACELVRNGYIGEIKTVKVNVGDPAVPCDLLDEPTPDNLNWDRWLGAAPLRGYNPVLSPPYTDTSWPMWRTYREFGGGIFSDWGAHMFDIAQWGLGMDNSGPSEFIPPTDKNAKRGLVMKYANGIEMAHEDFGKGWAVQFNGTEGKLEVSRSFLTTDPEKIIDEVVGDDKIKLYKSENHYQNWIDCIKAREKPVCDVETGHRSASVCNLGNIAYQLGRPLKWNPEKEKFEGDSEANKLLTKDYRKPYKV; translated from the coding sequence ATGAAAAGAAAACTAAAATATCCTGCCTCAAGTCGTCGAGACTTTATTAAAAAATCAGCTATCGTTATTCCCGCTTTTAGTATTGTGCCTCGCTTTGTATTAGGTGGTACTGGTTATGTAGCTCCTAGTGATAAAATTACATTGGGTTTTATTGGCACAGGTAAGCAAAGTGGTGGTTTAAGTTCTAGGTTTTTAGAATTAGCTGACGTGCAACTGTTGGCTGCATCTGATGTAGATAGTAAAAAGCTCGAAATCTTTAAAGGAAAAGTAAATAGCTTCTACACAGTTTCAACTGGAAAAGATAACTATCAAGGATGTGATACCTACGGAATGTACGAAGAGCTACTTGAACGCAAAGATATTGATGCCATTATTGTTTGTATGCCCGACCACTGGCACGCCAAGGCGTCAATAGATGCAATGAAAGCCGGAAAAGATGTGTATTGCGAAAAACCATTGGCTCATACTATTAAAGAAGGTAGAAAAATGGTAAATGCTGCTGAGAAATATCAAAAAGTAGTGCAAACAGGTAGTATGCAGCGCTCTTGGGAAAACTTTAGACATGCTTGCGAATTGGTGAGAAATGGGTACATCGGAGAAATTAAAACAGTAAAAGTGAATGTGGGTGATCCAGCAGTGCCTTGCGATTTGCTAGATGAGCCTACTCCAGATAATTTAAATTGGGATCGTTGGCTTGGTGCTGCGCCACTAAGAGGCTACAATCCAGTACTTTCTCCACCTTATACAGATACTAGTTGGCCAATGTGGAGAACTTACCGTGAGTTTGGAGGCGGTATTTTTTCAGATTGGGGAGCTCACATGTTTGATATTGCTCAATGGGGTTTGGGTATGGATAATTCTGGGCCTTCTGAGTTTATTCCTCCAACAGATAAAAATGCTAAGAGAGGTTTGGTGATGAAATATGCCAATGGTATTGAAATGGCTCACGAAGATTTTGGTAAAGGTTGGGCAGTTCAATTTAATGGTACCGAAGGCAAGCTTGAAGTAAGCAGAAGTTTTTTAACAACTGACCCAGAAAAAATTATAGATGAAGTGGTAGGCGATGATAAGATAAAGCTTTACAAAAGTGAAAACCATTATCAAAACTGGATTGACTGTATTAAAGCAAGAGAGAAGCCTGTTTGTGATGTGGAAACTGGCCACCGTTCCGCTTCAGTGTGTAACTTGGGAAATATAGCTTACCAATTGGGTAGGCCTCTAAAATGGAATCCAGAAAAAGAAAAGTTTGAAGGAGATAGTGAAGCCAACAAACTTCTCACGAAAGATTATAGAAAACCTTATAAAGTGTAA
- a CDS encoding 3-keto-disaccharide hydrolase: MNHHSKLSSINHFSTSTTFLIFCFLIVFTACQTQDKTTEAESNKAAEAEDWITLFNGKDLSGWDIKLSGYDLNDNYNETFVVEDSMIRVKYDNYDEFNDAFGHMYYKDPFSYYKLVFDYRFVGDQLKGGATWNVRNSGVMLHSQSAESNEFDQDFPVSIELQLLGGLNEGERYTGNVCTPGTAVVMGDTVNYNHCINSTSKTYNGDQWVHVEAIVLGGESMSFIIEGDTVLSFDQPQITKGFIDADGESVGEDWGSFGVTRDEADWVSKGGEVITEGYIALQAESHPIDFKNIKLLNLCGCKDEKAKNYKSYYLKDAPELCEY; the protein is encoded by the coding sequence ATGAACCACCACTCAAAGCTTTCCTCAATTAACCATTTCTCAACAAGTACTACTTTCCTTATTTTTTGCTTTCTAATAGTTTTTACCGCCTGTCAAACTCAGGATAAAACTACTGAGGCTGAATCTAATAAAGCAGCCGAAGCCGAAGATTGGATTACTCTTTTTAATGGCAAAGACTTAAGCGGTTGGGATATAAAGCTTTCTGGTTACGATCTAAATGATAATTACAATGAAACTTTTGTAGTAGAAGATAGCATGATTCGCGTTAAATACGATAATTACGATGAGTTTAATGACGCATTTGGCCACATGTATTACAAAGATCCATTTTCTTATTACAAACTAGTTTTTGACTATCGCTTCGTAGGTGATCAACTCAAAGGAGGAGCAACTTGGAATGTGAGAAACAGCGGAGTAATGTTGCATTCACAATCTGCAGAAAGTAATGAATTTGACCAAGATTTTCCGGTTTCTATAGAATTACAATTGCTTGGAGGTTTAAACGAAGGTGAGCGTTATACTGGCAATGTTTGTACACCAGGTACAGCTGTAGTAATGGGAGATACAGTAAATTATAACCATTGTATCAACTCAACATCAAAAACTTATAATGGAGACCAGTGGGTGCATGTAGAAGCTATTGTTTTAGGTGGAGAATCTATGAGTTTTATTATAGAAGGAGATACAGTTTTGAGTTTTGATCAACCTCAAATAACCAAGGGTTTTATAGATGCAGATGGAGAATCAGTTGGAGAAGATTGGGGTTCTTTTGGTGTTACTCGCGACGAGGCTGACTGGGTTTCTAAAGGAGGAGAAGTAATAACTGAAGGTTATATCGCTTTACAGGCAGAAAGCCATCCTATAGATTTTAAAAACATTAAACTTCTCAACCTTTGTGGTTGCAAAGATGAGAAAGCTAAAAATTATAAATCCTACTATTTAAAAGATGCTCCCGAATTGTGTGAGTATTAA
- a CDS encoding DMT family transporter, whose translation MKDITRSDSKIADIVEDESPQLKHWLMLVGLSLIWGSSFILIKQGLKVYSFQEVGAIRIISAFVVLLPIAISHFKKVPKSKWKYVVLMGILGNFIPAFLFAKAQTQLASSITGVLNALTPLFTFIIGIIVFKHKLNPRQLLGLVVAFVGSAVLIFVNSDGEIGSLNFYAFFVVGAALCYATSTNIIKNYLTSINSLQLTSFALCIVGPIGIIILINSDFAFKLQNQDGAVEALIYLTILGVIGTSAALVIFNKMIQSTSAVFATSVTYIIPIVAIIWGVIDNEVLMPLHYLCILTILAGVYISNKKKK comes from the coding sequence ATGAAAGACATAACCAGATCAGACTCGAAAATAGCCGATATTGTTGAAGACGAATCACCTCAGCTGAAACACTGGTTAATGTTGGTAGGACTCTCTTTAATTTGGGGCAGTTCTTTTATTTTGATTAAACAAGGTTTAAAAGTTTATTCTTTTCAGGAAGTTGGAGCAATTAGAATTATTAGTGCATTTGTTGTTTTGCTTCCGATAGCGATTTCTCACTTTAAAAAAGTACCTAAAAGCAAATGGAAGTATGTAGTGCTTATGGGTATTTTGGGCAATTTTATTCCTGCATTTTTATTTGCTAAAGCACAAACTCAGTTAGCCAGTTCTATTACTGGGGTGCTCAATGCACTTACTCCACTTTTTACTTTTATTATTGGCATTATAGTTTTTAAGCATAAACTCAACCCAAGGCAATTACTTGGTTTAGTAGTCGCTTTTGTAGGATCAGCTGTGTTGATTTTTGTGAATAGTGATGGAGAGATTGGCAGCTTAAATTTTTATGCATTTTTTGTGGTTGGGGCAGCTTTGTGCTATGCAACCAGTACCAACATTATTAAAAATTATCTCACTTCTATCAACTCTTTACAGCTTACTTCATTTGCTCTCTGTATTGTTGGACCTATTGGTATTATCATACTTATAAATTCTGACTTTGCTTTTAAGCTTCAAAACCAAGATGGAGCGGTAGAAGCATTAATCTATTTAACTATTTTGGGAGTTATAGGTACTTCAGCAGCTTTGGTTATTTTTAATAAAATGATACAAAGTACCAGTGCTGTTTTTGCCACTTCTGTTACTTATATAATACCAATTGTAGCGATAATTTGGGGAGTTATAGATAATGAAGTACTAATGCCTTTGCATTATCTGTGTATTTTAACAATCTTAGCAGGTGTCTATATTTCTAACAAGAAAAAGAAATGA
- a CDS encoding acetyl-CoA C-acyltransferase, translating into MKEVYIISAKRTPIGSFGGVLSSLSATQLGASAIKGALEAVGVQPKDVEEVYMGNVVSANLGQAPARQAALFAGIGNDVPCTTVNKVCASGTKAIMLAAQSIMCGTNDLIVAGGMESMSNIPYYLPQARTGYRYGHGQMLDGLVKDGLTDVYNECAMGVCADNTASKFDISREEQDAFAESSYRKSANSTAEGLFKSEIVAVEVPQRKGEALLVEEDEEYKKVKFEKISSLRPVFTKEGTVTAANASTINDGAAALVLASKEKVDELGLKPIAKIVSFADAAQEPEWFTTAPTLAAPKALKKAGLSLDDIDFFEVNEAFAVVTIAFYKKLGIPADKVNVFGGAVSLGHPLGASGARIVTTLNNVLHQKNGKYGLAAICNGGGGASALIIEKL; encoded by the coding sequence ATGAAAGAGGTATATATCATTTCAGCAAAGAGGACACCTATCGGAAGCTTTGGAGGTGTGCTTTCTTCATTATCAGCAACTCAGTTAGGAGCTAGTGCTATAAAGGGTGCTTTAGAAGCAGTAGGAGTACAGCCTAAAGATGTAGAAGAAGTTTATATGGGTAATGTGGTTTCTGCAAATCTAGGTCAGGCACCAGCTCGGCAAGCAGCACTTTTTGCAGGAATTGGAAATGATGTGCCTTGTACCACTGTAAATAAAGTTTGTGCTTCTGGAACAAAGGCAATTATGCTCGCAGCGCAAAGTATTATGTGTGGTACAAATGATCTAATTGTTGCAGGAGGTATGGAAAGCATGTCGAATATACCTTACTATTTGCCACAGGCAAGAACTGGCTATCGATATGGTCATGGTCAAATGCTAGATGGCTTGGTAAAAGATGGCTTAACAGACGTGTATAATGAATGTGCAATGGGTGTTTGTGCCGATAATACTGCTAGTAAATTTGATATTAGCCGTGAGGAGCAAGACGCTTTTGCTGAAAGTTCTTATAGAAAATCTGCAAACAGTACAGCAGAAGGTCTTTTCAAAAGTGAGATAGTTGCTGTTGAAGTGCCTCAACGAAAAGGGGAAGCGTTATTAGTAGAAGAAGATGAGGAATACAAGAAAGTGAAGTTTGAGAAAATTTCGTCTTTAAGACCTGTTTTCACAAAAGAAGGTACAGTTACAGCGGCTAATGCATCTACCATAAATGACGGAGCCGCAGCATTAGTTTTAGCAAGTAAAGAAAAAGTAGATGAATTAGGCTTAAAGCCGATAGCTAAAATTGTTTCGTTTGCAGATGCGGCACAAGAACCTGAATGGTTTACCACAGCGCCAACTCTAGCAGCGCCTAAAGCCTTGAAAAAAGCAGGTTTGTCTTTAGATGATATAGACTTTTTTGAAGTAAATGAAGCATTTGCAGTAGTTACTATTGCTTTTTACAAGAAACTTGGAATACCTGCTGATAAAGTAAATGTATTTGGTGGAGCTGTTTCATTAGGCCATCCATTAGGAGCCTCAGGTGCCCGAATTGTTACTACACTTAATAATGTTTTACATCAAAAAAATGGTAAATACGGCTTAGCTGCTATTTGTAATGGCGGTGGTGGCGCATCAGCCTTAATTATTGAAAAATTATAA
- the glgP gene encoding alpha-glucan family phosphorylase: MENFESFSVPYKINPEYKKKTAYFSMEFALDQALKIYSGGLGFLAGSHMRSAYELKQNLVGIGILWKYGYYDQIRNPDQSMNVLFQEKIYSFLQETDIKFDININNHPVWVKALYLAPETFGTAPMFFLSTDIPENDYLAQTTSHRLYDSDKAARIAQNILLGVGGAKLMDILGFEPEIYHFNEAHALAASFYLYNKHKDVKKLKKQIAFTTHTPEEAGNEKTDIRLLEKMSFFAGVPLNTVREITETWDDTFNHTLVALRFAGLSNGVSKIHGAVANRMWRGYENISKIIAITNAQNGKYWEDAELARQIKKDNYDKYIKRKKELKQQLFDVVADQTGQLFDPNVLTIVWGRRFAAYKRPDLIATSERALELISDTKMPIQMIWAGKPYPMDYGAVSIFNKLVHLSKKYKNVAVLVGYELKLSALLKKGSDVWLNNPRVTREASGTSGMSAAMNGSVNFSTFDGWIPEFAKNGKNCFVVPEVDINLPVHEQDHLDLNNIMETFEKKVLPTYYDTPEKWFEIVKNGYNDVMAQFESGRMADEYYKKVYNKI; encoded by the coding sequence ATGGAAAATTTCGAATCCTTTTCAGTACCTTATAAAATCAACCCAGAATACAAGAAAAAAACTGCCTACTTCTCAATGGAGTTTGCACTCGACCAAGCTTTAAAAATATACTCAGGAGGTTTGGGATTTTTAGCAGGCTCACATATGCGAAGCGCCTACGAGCTTAAGCAAAACTTGGTTGGTATTGGTATTTTATGGAAGTATGGTTATTACGATCAAATAAGGAATCCAGACCAATCTATGAATGTGTTGTTTCAGGAGAAAATTTATTCTTTTCTTCAGGAAACAGATATCAAATTTGATATAAACATTAATAACCATCCTGTATGGGTAAAGGCTTTGTATTTGGCTCCAGAAACATTTGGAACTGCGCCAATGTTCTTCCTTTCAACAGATATTCCTGAAAACGATTATCTGGCTCAAACTACTTCACATAGACTTTACGATTCTGACAAAGCTGCCAGAATTGCACAAAACATTCTTTTAGGAGTTGGTGGTGCCAAACTAATGGATATTCTCGGGTTCGAACCTGAGATTTACCACTTTAATGAAGCGCATGCCTTAGCTGCATCATTCTATCTTTATAATAAGCATAAAGATGTTAAGAAATTAAAGAAGCAAATCGCTTTTACTACGCACACTCCTGAAGAAGCTGGTAATGAAAAAACAGATATCAGGTTGCTTGAAAAAATGAGCTTTTTTGCTGGTGTTCCTTTAAATACTGTAAGAGAAATTACAGAAACTTGGGACGATACCTTTAACCATACGCTAGTTGCTTTAAGATTTGCAGGACTTTCTAATGGTGTTTCTAAAATACATGGTGCTGTAGCCAACAGAATGTGGCGTGGTTATGAAAATATCAGCAAAATTATCGCTATTACCAATGCTCAAAACGGTAAGTATTGGGAAGATGCTGAGCTGGCTAGGCAAATTAAAAAAGACAATTACGATAAGTATATAAAAAGGAAAAAAGAGCTTAAGCAACAATTGTTTGATGTTGTTGCAGACCAAACAGGGCAGCTTTTTGATCCTAACGTTTTAACCATTGTTTGGGGTAGAAGATTTGCTGCTTACAAACGACCAGACCTAATTGCTACTTCTGAGAGAGCTCTTGAACTAATTAGTGATACTAAAATGCCAATCCAGATGATCTGGGCAGGTAAACCTTATCCGATGGATTATGGTGCAGTTAGTATTTTTAACAAGTTGGTACACTTATCTAAGAAATATAAAAACGTAGCTGTACTTGTTGGTTATGAATTAAAACTTTCTGCCTTATTGAAAAAAGGTTCTGATGTTTGGTTAAATAACCCGAGAGTTACTAGAGAAGCATCTGGTACAAGTGGTATGAGTGCTGCAATGAACGGCTCAGTAAACTTTTCTACCTTTGATGGTTGGATACCAGAATTTGCTAAAAATGGCAAAAACTGTTTTGTAGTTCCTGAAGTAGACATCAATTTGCCTGTTCACGAGCAAGATCATTTAGACCTAAATAATATAATGGAGACTTTTGAGAAGAAAGTATTACCAACATATTATGATACTCCTGAAAAGTGGTTTGAAATAGTAAAAAATGGCTATAACGATGTTATGGCACAATTCGAATCTGGCAGGATGGCTGATGAGTATTACAAGAAAGTTTATAACAAAATATAA
- a CDS encoding NADH-quinone oxidoreductase subunit A — translation MISDFGYILIFIVGSLAFFCVAMFTAYLIRPHRPNEEKETSYECGEDPIGNAWTNFNVRFYVIALIFILFDVEIVFMFPWALIFADTSLIEQTEGSWMWFALGEMVLFILILVVGLVYAWKRGFLDWEKPVVTQSDFKSKVPKKLYDDINKKYA, via the coding sequence ATGATTTCTGATTTCGGATATATCCTGATTTTTATAGTTGGGAGCCTTGCATTTTTTTGTGTTGCAATGTTTACTGCATACCTCATTCGTCCACATAGACCTAATGAGGAGAAGGAAACATCGTACGAGTGTGGTGAAGATCCAATTGGCAATGCTTGGACAAACTTTAATGTGAGGTTTTATGTAATAGCCCTCATTTTTATTTTGTTCGATGTTGAAATCGTTTTTATGTTTCCTTGGGCACTCATTTTTGCAGATACATCACTTATAGAACAGACAGAAGGCTCTTGGATGTGGTTTGCTTTAGGTGAGATGGTTCTTTTCATTTTAATCCTTGTTGTGGGTTTGGTTTATGCTTGGAAGCGAGGTTTTCTCGATTGGGAAAAACCAGTGGTTACTCAAAGTGATTTTAAATCGAAAGTGCCTAAAAAACTCTATGACGATATCAACAAGAAATACGCTTAA